In a genomic window of Bemisia tabaci chromosome 1, PGI_BMITA_v3:
- the LOC140225716 gene encoding uncharacterized protein, with protein MSRCALITGMRQFKKEGNKSGFYFNFEVENSSGSIRGVCYEKDTWNQLEQETSYEIRNFVVRKSKKQSKHDFELLFHKSTEIKECPDMTIDVPKKKFKFVGDILSSDSNIIDVIGIIGCVSEEKQVQTKKGTETLRREITIRDHNLSSMNLILWGEQTS; from the exons ATGTCGCGTTGCGCCTTAATAACTGGTATGAGGCAATTCAAAAAAGAAGGCAACAAGTCAGGATTTTACTTCAACTTCGAAGTAGAAAACTCATCAGGAAGTATCCGGGGTGTGTGCTACGAAAAAGACACGTGGAATCAACTTGAA CAGGAGACAAGCTATGAAATAAGAAACTTCGTTGTGCGCAAGTCCAAAAAACAAAGTAAACATGATTTTGAGCTGTTATTTCACAAATCAACTGAAATAAAGGAGTGCCCTGATATGACAATTGATGtcccaaagaaaaaattcaaatttgttgGAGACATACTCAGTTCAGATTCCAACATCATTG ACGTAATTGGTATCATTGGATGTGTATCGGAGGAAAAACAAGTGCAAACAAAAAAAGGCACAGAAACTCTAAGAAGGGAAATTACTATACGTGACCACAATTTGTCGTCT atGAATCTCATTCTTTGGGGTGAACAAACCTCCTAA